Proteins from a single region of bacterium:
- the murF gene encoding UDP-N-acetylmuramoyl-tripeptide--D-alanyl-D-alanine ligase, giving the protein MELTLSEIVKVIGAETSQFEDLKIQAVSTDSRVPAKDAIFFALKGERHDGHNFLWEAHKNGCVSAVVEYIPPSPPPIPLLKVDDTIRALGLLAGYYRDKFPVLCIGITGSTGKTTTKEMLAHILQAKHRVLKTEKNFNNEIGVPLTLFHLKKDHSALIVEMAMRGRGQIDWLTKIAKPQIGVITNIGPAHLEFFNSLEEIAQAKAELIQALPPNGTAVLNLDDQFFTFLRERTPCQVLSFGFSPKADVSCEVLDKEEYILLKIKTPKGNITAKSYLQGEHNFINLLAAIAASLPAELSLEEIEKQIPTLPLPPMRLEQIKLPGNILIINDSYNSNPLSLRAALNYLSEKKGRRIAILGDMLELGEESERLHREAGAWVKKAGVSHLILIGEKAKFIGDGAIEKGFPPSNIAYFPEKEGVVSFIQGLLEEGDTVLVKGSRKLQLEQIVEELKRCCIS; this is encoded by the coding sequence ATGGAGCTCACGCTATCTGAGATAGTAAAAGTTATTGGAGCGGAAACATCCCAGTTTGAGGATTTGAAAATCCAAGCTGTTTCAACCGACAGCAGAGTTCCCGCAAAGGATGCGATTTTCTTCGCCCTAAAAGGGGAAAGACATGACGGGCATAATTTCCTATGGGAAGCCCATAAAAATGGCTGTGTTTCAGCTGTCGTTGAATATATCCCACCTTCCCCTCCACCAATCCCTCTCCTTAAAGTAGATGATACAATTAGGGCATTGGGGCTCTTAGCTGGATACTATAGGGATAAGTTTCCCGTTTTGTGCATTGGCATCACGGGAAGCACGGGAAAAACGACGACCAAAGAGATGCTTGCCCATATCCTTCAAGCGAAACACAGGGTCTTGAAGACGGAAAAAAATTTCAATAACGAGATAGGTGTTCCTCTCACCCTCTTCCACTTGAAGAAAGACCACTCTGCATTAATCGTAGAGATGGCTATGAGGGGAAGAGGGCAAATAGATTGGCTTACTAAAATAGCCAAACCACAAATCGGCGTCATCACAAATATAGGACCCGCTCACCTTGAGTTTTTTAACAGCTTGGAGGAAATAGCTCAGGCAAAGGCAGAGCTCATCCAGGCTTTGCCCCCGAACGGAACTGCCGTCCTGAATTTAGATGACCAATTCTTTACCTTCCTAAGAGAACGAACTCCCTGTCAAGTTCTCTCCTTCGGGTTTTCCCCGAAGGCCGATGTTTCCTGCGAGGTCTTAGATAAGGAAGAATATATCCTCCTGAAAATAAAAACTCCTAAAGGGAATATAACAGCCAAAAGTTACCTTCAAGGCGAACACAATTTTATCAATCTATTGGCAGCTATAGCCGCTTCACTTCCCGCTGAGCTATCTCTTGAAGAGATTGAGAAACAAATCCCTACCCTTCCCCTTCCACCCATGAGGTTGGAGCAGATAAAATTGCCCGGCAATATATTGATTATCAATGATTCTTACAATTCCAATCCACTTTCCCTGAGAGCTGCTCTCAATTACCTAAGTGAAAAGAAGGGACGGAGGATAGCAATTTTGGGGGATATGTTGGAGCTTGGAGAGGAAAGCGAGAGGCTCCATAGAGAGGCTGGTGCTTGGGTCAAAAAAGCCGGCGTTAGCCACCTAATATTGATTGGAGAAAAAGCAAAATTCATTGGAGATGGAGCAATTGAGAAAGGTTTTCCTCCCTCAAACATAGCGTATTTCCCGGAAAAAGAGGGAGTCGTCTCCTTTATCCAGGGGCTCCTTGAGGAAGGTGATACGGTCTTGGTAAAAGGCTCACGAAAACTTCAACTCGAGCAAATCGTGGAGGAATTGAAGAGATGTTGCATATCTTAA
- a CDS encoding phospho-N-acetylmuramoyl-pentapeptide-transferase, giving the protein MLHILTSTLIAFILSLIFTYALLSFLKKKGIGQKVSRDAPQRHLKKEGTPNMGGIAIVLSACLAYLLMGGKDLKLPASLVGFASIGFIDDFLSVRRGKSLGLKARHKLLLQFVLSVLLLLSVPELNTKLHISGGVRYFELGYFYPLFAILLLVGFSNAVNLTDGLDGLAGGCSAIVAGGMALTSLSLIDRENSIFLASLGGACLGFLWLNSYPAKIIMGDTGSLALGGSLAFSSILLKEELVFILMGLVFLAEALSVIIQVVSFKTRKKRVFKMTPLHHHFELSGWEEPLITTRFWLVNIILVLLAYFLGVARWI; this is encoded by the coding sequence ATGTTGCATATCTTAACATCAACCCTCATCGCCTTTATCCTCTCCCTTATCTTCACTTACGCCCTGCTTAGTTTTTTGAAAAAGAAAGGAATAGGTCAAAAGGTCAGCAGGGACGCGCCGCAAAGACATCTTAAGAAAGAGGGAACTCCCAATATGGGAGGGATAGCGATAGTTCTCTCCGCCTGCTTGGCTTACCTTTTAATGGGTGGAAAGGATTTAAAGCTCCCCGCCTCTCTCGTTGGTTTCGCCTCAATAGGCTTTATTGACGATTTCCTAAGCGTTAGACGAGGCAAGTCGCTCGGTTTGAAGGCAAGACACAAACTGCTTCTCCAATTCGTCCTCTCCGTTCTCCTCCTTCTATCGGTTCCAGAGCTTAACACAAAGCTTCACATATCTGGTGGAGTAAGATATTTTGAGCTGGGATATTTTTATCCCCTATTCGCTATCCTCCTCTTGGTCGGGTTCTCAAACGCGGTTAATCTAACGGATGGTTTAGATGGATTAGCGGGTGGTTGTTCAGCCATAGTAGCGGGTGGGATGGCTTTAACCTCGCTTTCCCTTATTGATAGGGAGAACAGCATATTCTTGGCTTCCCTGGGCGGCGCTTGCCTTGGGTTTCTTTGGCTAAATTCTTATCCCGCCAAAATTATTATGGGAGACACTGGTTCCCTTGCCTTAGGTGGCTCCCTAGCTTTTTCCTCCATCCTCCTCAAAGAGGAGCTGGTCTTCATCCTTATGGGGCTTGTCTTCCTCGCGGAAGCACTATCGGTTATCATCCAGGTCGTCTCTTTTAAAACAAGGAAGAAGAGGGTCTTCAAGATGACGCCTCTTCACCATCATTTTGAACTAAGCGGCTGGGAGGAACCCCTCATAACGACAAGGTTCTGGTTGGTGAATATAATCCTCGTGCTCTTGGCTTACTTTTTGGGGGTTGCGAGATGGATATAA
- the murD gene encoding UDP-N-acetylmuramoyl-L-alanine--D-glutamate ligase — protein sequence MDIRGKKISVIGMGKTGVATAEALASHNEITIFDKKEPLIPPQLKDLPVKFHLGDPNYTGAEEADLIIISPGVPKTEPFISRALAHNVPIRSEIEIAYKLCKSPIIAVTGTDGKSTTVSLIAHILQVAGKRAIACGNIGTPFISIAPSTTPEDIVVLEVSSYQLEWIEEFRPKIGMVLNIAADHLERYNSLEEYAFTKMRLFENQTGDDFAILNRDDETLLRLSHLVTSNILFFSLSPFEGEGVYFSQGEIHMRLRGEDFLFPLPETALEGKHNLQNMLCASLASFLVGVSLESISKALSTFPPLEHRMERIGYHKGALFINDSKATNPHATSKALSSFSAPIILIAGGKYKEGADYEGMFRENNSKIKAVILIGEASSRLENIAKAAGISNVYREKDLEGAVRKASELASPGNVVLFSPACSSFDMFTDFEERGRRFKEIFFALREES from the coding sequence ATGGATATAAGAGGAAAAAAGATAAGCGTTATAGGAATGGGAAAGACGGGAGTTGCCACTGCGGAAGCCCTCGCTTCTCACAATGAGATAACCATATTTGATAAGAAGGAACCTCTGATACCACCCCAGCTGAAGGATTTGCCCGTGAAGTTTCATCTCGGGGACCCGAATTACACTGGTGCTGAGGAAGCCGATTTGATAATAATAAGCCCAGGAGTTCCCAAGACCGAACCCTTCATCTCACGAGCATTAGCCCATAATGTCCCAATTAGAAGCGAAATTGAAATAGCGTATAAACTTTGTAAATCCCCTATTATTGCCGTAACGGGAACAGATGGAAAGAGCACTACCGTTTCCCTTATCGCCCATATTCTTCAAGTGGCGGGTAAAAGAGCGATCGCATGCGGGAATATCGGCACACCTTTCATCAGCATCGCTCCCTCCACCACCCCTGAGGATATCGTAGTTTTGGAGGTATCAAGCTATCAATTGGAATGGATAGAGGAGTTCCGCCCCAAAATAGGAATGGTATTGAATATCGCCGCCGACCATCTTGAGCGCTATAACTCTTTAGAAGAATATGCGTTCACGAAGATGCGCCTTTTTGAGAATCAAACGGGAGACGACTTCGCCATCCTAAATAGAGATGACGAAACGCTTTTGCGTCTTTCCCATCTCGTCACCTCCAACATCCTCTTCTTCTCCCTCTCCCCCTTTGAGGGTGAAGGCGTCTATTTCTCTCAGGGAGAAATCCATATGAGGTTAAGAGGTGAAGATTTCCTTTTTCCTCTTCCTGAAACCGCTTTAGAAGGCAAGCATAACCTTCAAAATATGCTTTGCGCCTCCCTCGCTTCCTTCCTCGTTGGGGTATCCCTTGAGTCTATCTCCAAAGCTCTATCAACCTTTCCTCCTCTCGAGCATAGAATGGAGAGAATCGGATATCATAAAGGGGCGCTTTTCATCAACGACTCCAAAGCGACAAATCCCCACGCCACATCAAAGGCGCTTTCCTCTTTTTCTGCTCCCATTATCCTAATCGCTGGAGGGAAATACAAGGAGGGAGCTGATTACGAGGGTATGTTTAGGGAAAACAATTCAAAAATTAAGGCGGTGATTTTAATCGGTGAAGCAAGCTCTCGTCTGGAGAACATAGCCAAGGCTGCGGGCATATCAAATGTATATAGAGAAAAGGATTTGGAGGGAGCCGTGAGGAAAGCCTCTGAGCTTGCTTCCCCTGGGAATGTCGTTCTTTTCTCGCCTGCTTGTTCAAGCTTTGATATGTTTACAGATTTTGAGGAAAGAGGAAGAAGATTCAAGGAAATCTTCTTCGCTTTGAGGGAGGAAAGTTAA
- a CDS encoding FtsW/RodA/SpoVE family cell cycle protein, with the protein MGYLLRHIESRARLFLDIGVLALAFFGTVFVISAEWYYVYLKSFNQFLYLILGIILFYAVSSIPYSFWARISWLLYFFSLGFLLLPILFHGGRWIHIGSISIQPYEFAKIAIVLFLASFLRKANNSRNSWRSIILTLFFLSFPVAILIKQPHFGACVILILTAGVMLFLAGVKIRHLIITSLIALLALGMLLPLEGYRIKRLRSAYGGNELAEGYQKRQALIAIGSGGIFGKGFLGSVMKFGYLPEAHSDFLFAVTAEESGLFFSLLFFFCPFILLFLSGFSISFSSPNPLASLIAGGLTSIIAIQALLNLSMVSVKFVPVIGIPLPFFAHGGSSLISSFIATGIIRNIALQKEAITSQEKKSP; encoded by the coding sequence TTGGGATATTTGCTGAGGCATATAGAAAGTAGAGCGAGACTTTTCTTGGATATCGGGGTTTTAGCCTTGGCATTTTTTGGAACGGTCTTCGTCATAAGCGCGGAATGGTATTATGTTTACCTTAAAAGTTTCAACCAGTTTCTTTACTTGATTTTAGGGATTATTTTATTCTACGCTGTTTCCTCCATTCCTTACAGCTTTTGGGCACGCATTTCCTGGCTTCTATACTTTTTCTCCCTTGGATTTCTATTACTTCCTATCTTATTCCATGGCGGAAGATGGATTCACATAGGTTCCATTTCGATTCAACCTTATGAATTCGCAAAAATCGCTATTGTCTTATTTCTTGCCTCTTTTCTAAGGAAGGCAAATAATAGCAGGAATTCCTGGCGCTCCATCATCCTTACTTTATTCTTCCTTTCCTTCCCCGTAGCCATCCTCATAAAACAACCCCATTTCGGCGCCTGCGTTATCCTTATTCTCACAGCGGGAGTCATGCTATTCCTCGCGGGAGTGAAAATACGACACCTCATCATCACCTCATTAATAGCTCTCCTTGCACTTGGTATGCTTCTTCCCCTGGAAGGATACCGCATAAAAAGGCTTCGCTCTGCTTACGGTGGAAATGAGTTAGCGGAAGGCTATCAGAAAAGGCAAGCTCTTATAGCTATAGGCTCCGGTGGAATATTCGGCAAGGGCTTTTTGGGAAGCGTGATGAAGTTTGGCTACCTCCCCGAAGCCCACTCTGATTTCTTATTCGCGGTAACAGCGGAGGAATCCGGCTTGTTTTTCTCTCTTTTGTTTTTCTTCTGCCCCTTTATCCTGCTTTTCCTTTCCGGCTTCTCCATCAGCTTTTCCTCCCCCAATCCGCTCGCCTCGCTCATCGCAGGAGGATTGACCTCAATCATTGCCATACAAGCCTTGTTAAATCTCTCAATGGTATCAGTGAAATTCGTCCCCGTTATCGGGATTCCCTTGCCCTTCTTCGCTCACGGCGGCTCATCTCTTATAAGTTCTTTCATCGCCACAGGAATCATTCGCAACATAGCTCTGCAAAAAGAAGCTATAACCTCTCAGGAGAAAAAATCCCCATGA
- the murG gene encoding undecaprenyldiphospho-muramoylpentapeptide beta-N-acetylglucosaminyltransferase, translating into MKKIVIAAGGTGGHIFPALALAERLSREEDVSVSFIGAGDMERYLVAPRFPLKNLPIKPFRPSPRKVIHYLLSFIISLLSALLSLMRDRPDVVIGMGGYPTVPTLLSAIFLRIPFIIHEQNIIPGRVNSLFGQLASKILISFPDTKRFFPSNRTKCIGLPLRSSLQKIDKQTARKELRLNPDKFTLLVSGGSRGALSINNALIDILPLLLNDGMQIIHLCGSKHFQDLRKKTKDWNGGYLLLPFSEEMHLLYSSADLCVCRAGASTLAELAFFALPSILIPYPYAVSEHQLLNALYYQKMGASVVIRDENLKEPFLLYENITYLADSPERLAQMSASASSLAKPRAVEDAVKEIREVIER; encoded by the coding sequence ATGAAGAAAATTGTAATTGCCGCGGGAGGCACAGGAGGACATATCTTTCCTGCTTTGGCTCTCGCCGAACGCTTAAGCAGGGAAGAGGATGTATCCGTTTCATTTATCGGAGCGGGAGATATGGAAAGATATCTCGTTGCTCCCCGCTTCCCCTTGAAAAACCTCCCTATTAAACCATTTAGACCATCCCCGAGGAAAGTCATCCATTACCTGCTTTCCTTTATTATCAGCCTCCTTTCTGCACTCCTCTCCCTTATGAGGGATAGACCCGATGTAGTCATCGGAATGGGAGGCTATCCAACCGTTCCCACCCTCCTTTCCGCCATCTTTTTGAGAATTCCTTTCATCATCCATGAGCAAAACATCATCCCTGGAAGGGTAAACTCCCTCTTTGGACAATTAGCCTCCAAGATTTTAATCTCCTTCCCAGATACTAAGAGGTTTTTCCCTTCAAACCGAACCAAGTGCATCGGTCTGCCCCTCCGCTCTTCTTTGCAGAAAATAGATAAGCAAACTGCGAGAAAAGAGCTTCGCCTCAACCCTGATAAGTTCACCCTTTTAGTTAGCGGCGGAAGCAGGGGTGCTCTTTCTATTAACAATGCTTTGATAGACATCCTTCCCTTACTCCTCAATGATGGAATGCAGATAATCCACTTATGCGGCTCAAAACACTTTCAAGATTTGAGGAAAAAAACAAAGGATTGGAATGGAGGATATCTCCTCCTTCCCTTCTCGGAGGAAATGCATCTTCTTTACTCGTCCGCCGACCTCTGTGTCTGTCGGGCGGGAGCTTCCACCTTAGCCGAGCTCGCCTTCTTCGCTCTTCCCTCTATCCTCATACCCTACCCCTACGCTGTCTCTGAACATCAATTGCTAAATGCACTTTACTACCAGAAGATGGGAGCGAGCGTAGTGATAAGAGACGAGAACTTAAAGGAACCCTTTCTCCTTTACGAGAATATTACATACCTTGCAGATTCACCTGAAAGATTAGCGCAGATGTCCGCTTCTGCTTCATCGTTAGCGAAACCGAGAGCAGTTGAAGATGCGGTAAAAGAAATAAGAGAGGTGATTGAGAGATGA
- a CDS encoding UDP-N-acetylmuramate--L-alanine ligase, with protein sequence MRIHFIGIGGAGMSALATICLARGDEVSGSDISENEAIRRLRSQGAKIYIGHSPENVIGAELVVYSSAISPSNVELLEAERQGIPAIKRGELLAQLINGKKGIVVVGTHGKTTTSSLISLMLERNNLEPTIVVGGEVDDIGGNAKLGRGEFFVAEADESDGSFLFLSPWIGVITNIDSDHLDYYGSMENLLSAFSDFASKIKENGYVVACYDDPNIRKINFHRQTIYYGLSPEADIWASEIKVSEEGTSFQVYKRGEEIFELNLQLLGRQNVYNSLAATAVGLILGINTQGIKSSLESLKGVHRRLEKIGYINDILIYDDYGHHPTEIAFTLKTLKEAFPNRRVVCAFQPHRYTRTKLLYKELAASLLEADVLILTSIYPAGERPIENVSSRLILSSLGEMGKKAIYVENIADLPDYLLQVASPGDIVLTLGAGNINRAAFEFLNRLQGCQN encoded by the coding sequence ATGAGAATTCACTTTATAGGTATAGGCGGAGCGGGAATGAGCGCCCTGGCGACCATATGTTTAGCTAGGGGCGATGAGGTTTCTGGCTCCGATATCTCGGAAAACGAAGCTATTAGGCGCCTCCGCAGTCAAGGTGCGAAGATTTATATAGGACATTCTCCCGAAAATGTCATCGGTGCCGAGCTCGTAGTCTACTCCTCCGCTATATCCCCCTCAAATGTTGAGTTGTTAGAAGCTGAAAGGCAAGGAATACCCGCCATTAAAAGGGGAGAGCTTCTCGCCCAGCTCATAAATGGTAAGAAGGGGATTGTTGTTGTGGGAACACATGGAAAGACAACCACATCATCCCTTATCTCTCTTATGCTTGAGCGGAACAACCTTGAACCAACGATAGTTGTTGGCGGCGAGGTTGACGATATAGGAGGAAATGCCAAGCTCGGTAGGGGAGAATTCTTCGTTGCTGAAGCGGACGAAAGCGATGGCTCCTTTCTCTTCCTATCTCCTTGGATAGGGGTGATCACGAATATAGATTCCGACCACTTAGATTACTATGGCTCTATGGAAAATCTTTTGTCCGCATTCTCCGATTTCGCTTCAAAAATCAAAGAGAACGGCTACGTCGTTGCCTGCTACGACGACCCCAATATAAGGAAAATAAATTTCCATCGCCAAACAATCTACTACGGTCTATCACCAGAAGCTGATATATGGGCGAGCGAGATAAAGGTAAGCGAAGAGGGAACATCGTTCCAAGTCTACAAGAGAGGTGAGGAGATATTTGAGCTCAATCTCCAGCTTCTTGGCAGACAGAATGTCTACAATTCCCTTGCTGCAACCGCCGTTGGATTAATCCTCGGGATTAACACGCAGGGGATTAAAAGCTCGCTTGAAAGCCTTAAAGGGGTTCATAGGAGATTGGAAAAGATTGGCTACATTAACGATATCCTCATTTACGATGACTACGGGCACCATCCTACGGAGATAGCTTTCACACTTAAGACTTTGAAGGAAGCGTTTCCGAATAGGAGGGTGGTCTGTGCTTTTCAACCCCATAGATACACGAGAACGAAATTGCTTTATAAAGAACTCGCCGCTTCCCTTTTAGAAGCGGATGTGCTTATTCTAACGAGCATTTACCCCGCGGGAGAAAGACCGATAGAGAATGTCTCAAGCCGATTAATCCTCTCTTCATTAGGAGAGATGGGGAAAAAGGCTATATATGTGGAAAACATAGCCGACCTTCCTGATTATCTTTTACAGGTAGCCTCCCCTGGTGACATCGTCCTCACATTGGGGGCAGGAAACATAAATCGTGCAGCATTTGAGTTCCTAAATAGACTCCAAGGATGTCAAAACTAA
- the murB gene encoding UDP-N-acetylmuramate dehydrogenase: MSKLRTLEKSVRGTLLFDEPMSRHTSFRIGGKAEALFLPSDEEDLLNLVKILEKEKIPYYLLGNGTNVLVSDKGLKGVVIKIGNHLVGIDPTNGHILAGTPLPKLLKTLCKLGLSGLEKLAGIPGSVGGAIKMNAGVPFFTISNALKAVRVYKEGEVVWLNKEDIKFSYRYSSLKDAIILEAHFNLCPRSSSEIARNIEEILQKRRLTQPIRGHSAGCVFRNPAGATAGELLDKVGAKGMREGGAYVSHKHANFIINAGNATAKDVYLLIQRCKELVKEKLGIELQLEIELWGEFP; this comes from the coding sequence ATGTCAAAACTAAGAACTTTGGAGAAAAGCGTTAGGGGAACCCTTCTCTTTGACGAGCCTATGTCTCGCCATACTTCCTTCCGCATAGGCGGGAAGGCTGAAGCACTCTTTCTTCCCTCAGATGAGGAAGACCTCCTAAACTTGGTTAAAATCCTTGAGAAGGAAAAAATCCCTTATTATCTTTTGGGAAATGGGACGAATGTCCTGGTCTCGGATAAAGGATTAAAGGGAGTGGTTATCAAGATTGGCAACCATCTTGTGGGAATTGACCCAACCAATGGACACATCTTGGCGGGAACGCCACTGCCCAAGCTTTTAAAAACCCTTTGTAAACTTGGTCTATCAGGGCTGGAGAAGCTGGCTGGCATACCGGGAAGCGTCGGTGGAGCAATCAAGATGAACGCTGGTGTTCCCTTCTTCACAATCAGCAATGCTCTGAAAGCGGTTAGAGTCTATAAGGAAGGAGAGGTTGTTTGGCTGAACAAAGAAGATATAAAGTTCTCTTACCGATATAGCTCCCTTAAAGATGCGATTATATTAGAGGCTCATTTCAATCTTTGCCCTCGTTCATCATCCGAAATCGCAAGAAATATAGAGGAAATCCTCCAAAAGAGGAGACTTACCCAACCGATTAGAGGTCATAGCGCTGGATGCGTCTTCAGAAATCCAGCAGGAGCAACCGCTGGAGAGCTTTTGGATAAGGTAGGAGCAAAAGGGATGCGAGAAGGAGGCGCCTATGTCTCCCACAAACATGCCAACTTCATAATCAATGCTGGAAATGCAACAGCTAAGGATGTCTATCTCCTCATCCAGAGATGTAAAGAGTTGGTGAAAGAAAAACTCGGCATTGAACTTCAACTCGAGATAGAACTTTGGGGAGAATTCCCTTGA
- a CDS encoding D-alanine--D-alanine ligase: MSKIKVAVLAGGISSEREISLLSGEMVIKHCPRDKYIPFHLDPKELFEGKGFASFIKKLKSADVVFIALHGKYGEDGTIQGFLETLRIPYTGSDVLSSALAMDKLKSKQIFTFHKIPTPPWKIVEKDKPLPPLEFPLVIKPQREGSSIGVTIVQKEEELPSALKKAFLYDPIAIAEKYIKGRELSVPILDRDGIPSALPIVEIVPKGQFYDYYHKYTEGATEEIVPAPLEKTLEERIKQIAVFAYKALGCRNFARVDLRLSEENEPFVLEVNTIPGLTPLSLLPLSAKAAGISFPQLIDIIIQNALRARGYDEE, encoded by the coding sequence TTGAGCAAGATAAAGGTCGCTGTTTTAGCAGGTGGAATCTCCTCAGAAAGAGAAATCTCCCTGCTGAGCGGGGAGATGGTTATAAAGCACTGCCCGAGGGATAAATACATCCCCTTTCATCTCGACCCTAAAGAGCTATTTGAGGGTAAAGGTTTTGCATCGTTTATCAAAAAATTGAAGAGTGCGGATGTTGTTTTCATCGCTCTGCACGGAAAATACGGCGAGGATGGCACCATCCAGGGCTTTTTGGAGACATTGAGAATCCCCTATACCGGCTCAGATGTCCTTTCCTCCGCCTTGGCAATGGATAAACTGAAATCAAAACAAATTTTCACATTCCATAAAATCCCCACTCCACCCTGGAAGATTGTGGAAAAGGATAAACCACTTCCTCCCTTGGAGTTTCCATTAGTTATAAAACCTCAGAGAGAGGGTTCTTCAATTGGGGTTACAATCGTTCAAAAAGAGGAAGAGCTTCCTTCAGCGCTTAAAAAAGCTTTCCTATATGACCCCATAGCAATTGCTGAGAAATATATAAAAGGTAGGGAGCTCTCCGTTCCTATACTGGATAGAGATGGCATCCCTTCCGCTTTGCCTATTGTTGAAATCGTCCCCAAGGGACAATTCTACGATTATTATCACAAATATACGGAGGGAGCAACGGAGGAGATTGTTCCCGCTCCATTGGAGAAAACTTTGGAGGAGAGAATAAAGCAGATTGCTGTTTTTGCCTATAAAGCTTTAGGGTGCAGGAATTTCGCAAGAGTTGATTTGAGACTAAGCGAAGAGAACGAGCCCTTCGTTTTGGAAGTCAATACTATTCCGGGTTTAACTCCTTTAAGCTTGCTGCCCCTTTCCGCAAAAGCAGCCGGCATCTCCTTCCCCCAACTGATAGACATCATTATCCAAAATGCTCTTCGGGCAAGGGGGTATGATGAAGAGTAG
- a CDS encoding FtsQ-type POTRA domain-containing protein, which yields MMKSRSYASRRKNIYLTALVFILIILLLWILLPSFFLPLERISLMGNYHFSKEEVLALLSHLLGKSLNRLTTKELSSSLSKIGWVKKIEAYKIPPHTLLLRIEERTPFLLVYHNEQYPLLVDDEGYLLEKSPSGYRLPSLYVSGIKMEKHNKLPSKVISEVKEILKELEGTPINVERIYLSKDGDIQIMTKNGLKIILGKPKELYKKLFLLKTFWGRIPNIEKRLLYIDLSCPQAPVIMKREANK from the coding sequence ATGATGAAGAGTAGAAGCTACGCAAGCAGGAGAAAAAATATCTATTTAACTGCCCTCGTCTTTATTTTAATCATCCTTCTTCTTTGGATATTGCTGCCTTCCTTTTTCCTCCCACTTGAGCGGATATCTCTTATGGGCAATTATCACTTTTCCAAAGAAGAAGTTCTTGCCCTACTCTCTCATCTTCTTGGCAAATCCCTCAATAGACTAACCACGAAGGAACTTTCCTCCTCTCTGTCAAAAATTGGTTGGGTTAAGAAAATTGAAGCTTATAAGATTCCACCCCACACGCTTCTATTAAGGATTGAGGAAAGAACGCCCTTCCTTCTCGTCTATCACAATGAACAATACCCACTACTCGTGGATGATGAGGGATATCTTTTGGAAAAATCTCCTTCCGGCTACAGACTTCCAAGCCTCTATGTTTCAGGCATAAAAATGGAGAAACATAATAAGCTTCCCTCTAAAGTAATAAGCGAAGTCAAAGAAATCCTAAAGGAACTGGAAGGGACACCTATAAACGTGGAGAGGATTTATTTATCTAAGGACGGAGATATCCAAATTATGACCAAAAATGGGCTAAAAATAATATTGGGTAAACCCAAAGAGTTGTATAAAAAGCTCTTTCTTCTCAAGACTTTCTGGGGAAGGATTCCCAATATAGAGAAGAGGCTTTTATATATTGACTTGTCTTGTCCTCAAGCACCTGTTATAATGAAAAGGGAGGCGAATAAGTGA
- a CDS encoding DUF881 domain-containing protein yields the protein MKKELTISLTIVSLVLGVLLALGLRTQLTYTPILPTTNPRQLAVILKDLQDTNKKLQEEIKVLRNRITDYEAKLASGKGAIQTLHEQLQTLKVQAGLTEVMGPGVVITVNDSNVRVPSPELQSYYIVHDYDLLQLVNELKSAGAEAIAINGQRLSFYSFIRCVGNVIQVNQVPIAAPYKIEAIGDPDVLYSGLNLPGGILDYFKRIGFQVSVKKADQIVLPPYAGTTGLRFAQPIGGS from the coding sequence GTGAAAAAAGAGCTCACTATTTCCCTCACAATCGTTTCCTTAGTGCTGGGAGTTCTACTGGCACTTGGGTTAAGGACCCAGCTAACCTATACTCCAATATTGCCTACAACAAATCCCCGCCAGCTTGCCGTGATACTCAAGGATTTACAGGACACTAACAAAAAACTGCAGGAAGAGATAAAAGTGCTGAGGAACAGGATAACAGATTACGAGGCGAAGTTGGCCAGCGGGAAGGGCGCGATTCAAACCCTTCACGAACAATTACAGACCCTCAAAGTTCAAGCAGGATTGACCGAGGTAATGGGTCCTGGTGTGGTGATTACAGTTAATGACAGTAATGTGCGTGTCCCTTCGCCGGAATTGCAAAGCTATTACATCGTTCACGATTATGACTTATTACAGCTGGTAAACGAGCTGAAATCTGCAGGTGCGGAAGCCATAGCGATAAATGGGCAAAGACTCTCCTTCTATTCCTTCATTCGCTGTGTGGGAAATGTCATACAGGTGAACCAAGTCCCAATAGCCGCTCCCTATAAAATTGAGGCTATTGGCGACCCTGATGTCCTTTACAGTGGGCTGAATTTGCCCGGTGGTATATTGGACTATTTCAAGAGGATTGGGTTTCAAGTGAGCGTGAAAAAGGCTGACCAAATTGTTTTACCACCCTATGCGGGGACGACCGGACTCCGCTTTGCCCAACCGATTGGAGGGAGTTGA